The following is a genomic window from Haloterrigena alkaliphila.
ATGCAGAAGTTGGTCGCGGTACCCCATTTTTGTTATTCGATTGTTGTTTTTCGTAAGCCGGGACTGCGTTCGTTTCGAACGATCACCCGATCTGCGGGCCGTCTCGCGTAATGGCCAATTGGTTGTACCGCGTTCACGCGCACATCTCGATCCCTCGTCGATCGTCGCGGTCGGGGATCGGCTCCGGCGGCCCGGTCCTAGTCGGCGCTCACCGCCGCGTCCAGGGTCGAGCGGACGTCGTCGCTGAGCGTGTAAGTCCGCTCGGCGGGCCGGTCGAGCACTCCTTCGGTCCGCAACTCCGAGAGGAGGCTCTGGACGGCGACCGTCGATCGGTCGACGCTGCCCGCGACGACCGCCGTCTCGAGGGGGCCGTAGCGGGCCAGCACGGCCAGCGCCTGCCGCGCCTCCGCGACCGAACACTGCGACTGGTCGGCCGCCCGCGCGAGGCGGTCGTCGATCCAGTCGCCCTCGAACAGGTCCTCGGTCGCCGATTCCACGGGTTCGGTTTCGATTTCGGTCGTCGCTGGGTCGGCCCGCTCGTCGCTTCCCGTCCGTTCGTCGCCTACGGTCCGCTCATCGTCCACCGTTCGCTCGTCGCCGTTTCGGTCGTCGGCCCGTCCGTCGCGGTCCCGTCCGTCACCGTCCTGCCCGGCCGTCTCGAGTTCTTCGCGGATCGACGTGAAGCCGAACTCGACCTCGTCGCCGCCGGCGTAGACGATCTCGTCGTCGGATTCTGCCGTCGTCGCCTCCGCCGCTTCGGTCGCGTCGCCCTCGAGGTCGCGAACGCGCTCCTGCAGGCGTTCGTTTTCCGCGCGCAACGTCTCCATCGTCTCCGTCCGCGACTCGAGTTTCGCCTCGAGCGTCTCGATGCGCTCGTCCCGCTCCTCGAGTTCCTCGCGGAGGTCGTCGCGCTCCTCCTCGAGGTCGACGATTTCGTCGTGCAGGCGGCGCAGTTCGTCGTCGTTCCCGCCGCCGAGTTGCGCCTGGACCGTCTCTTTCTGGGTCAGCGCGTCGGCCATCTGTTTGGCCGCCGACGAGACGTCCCGCGCGGACTCGAGTTCGTCTTCGAGGGTCTCGATCCGTTTCTCCTTCTTCTCGAGTTCGTTCTCGAGTTCGAGGATGCGGTCCTGTTCGCGCTCCTTGCGCTCGGAGATGTCCTCGAGGTCGCCGACCAGCGCGTCCGAGACGGACTTCAGTTCGGGGCGTTCGAAGTCGTCGAGGCCGGGCGTCGCGCCGGCGTCGAAGGTCCGCTTCCGGCGGAACTGCACCTTCCGTACGTCGATGTCCATCCAGTCTGTCTGGACGAATCCCTGTCCGTCGTCGAGTTCGGCGACGAGTTCCGAGTACTCGGTGTCGATGATTCGTCCGACGACGTTCGTGTCGTTGTCCCAGGTCAGTCGGTGCCAGACGAGCCAGTTCGCCTGCGTGATGAAGTCCTTCTTGACGTCGGCCGGCCGCTGACTGATCCCGAGGATCCCGAGGCCGTGTTTGCGCCCGCGTTTGCTGATCTTGATCAGCAACCGCCCCGTCTCCCCCATGCCGCCGCCCTCGGGAATGTACTCGTGGACCTCCTCGACCACCAGCAAGAAGGGTTTCTTCAGTTTCTTCTCCTTGACGAACAGCTGTCGCGCCGTCTCGCGCAGCAGTTCGTCGGCCTCCTCCTCGTCGAGGTAGCCCGAGACGTCGAGGATGATCGGGACGTTCTCCTCGAGAGCCAGCGTCGCCATCTGCTCGGCGTGCTCCGGCCCGATCTGGATGTCACACTCCTCGTCGGCGCCGGCGTGGAGCATCTCGTACTCCTCCTTGAGCCCGTAGTACTCGCCGTCGGTGTCGACGATCAGGAGGGGGTACCCGGCTTCGAGCAGTTCCTCGGCGATGACCGACGCCGTGTTCGACTTC
Proteins encoded in this region:
- a CDS encoding ATP-binding protein, which translates into the protein MSEQREILVGETDDGSDLWLPVVELLTGRGFVTGKSGSGKSNTASVIAEELLEAGYPLLIVDTDGEYYGLKEEYEMLHAGADEECDIQIGPEHAEQMATLALEENVPIILDVSGYLDEEEADELLRETARQLFVKEKKLKKPFLLVVEEVHEYIPEGGGMGETGRLLIKISKRGRKHGLGILGISQRPADVKKDFITQANWLVWHRLTWDNDTNVVGRIIDTEYSELVAELDDGQGFVQTDWMDIDVRKVQFRRKRTFDAGATPGLDDFERPELKSVSDALVGDLEDISERKEREQDRILELENELEKKEKRIETLEDELESARDVSSAAKQMADALTQKETVQAQLGGGNDDELRRLHDEIVDLEEERDDLREELEERDERIETLEAKLESRTETMETLRAENERLQERVRDLEGDATEAAEATTAESDDEIVYAGGDEVEFGFTSIREELETAGQDGDGRDRDGRADDRNGDERTVDDERTVGDERTGSDERADPATTEIETEPVESATEDLFEGDWIDDRLARAADQSQCSVAEARQALAVLARYGPLETAVVAGSVDRSTVAVQSLLSELRTEGVLDRPAERTYTLSDDVRSTLDAAVSAD